A section of the Desulfuromonas sp. genome encodes:
- a CDS encoding biopolymer transporter ExbD encodes MDDKGFESINVIPFIDIMLVLLTIVLITSTFIVTGAMDIQLPKASATPQMVSEGIVLELSVEGELTLNQVALDFSNLDQQLAAYPKQTPVLIRADAGLPLQKFVSVMDKVQSFGFRKLTLQTRAL; translated from the coding sequence ATGGACGACAAGGGGTTTGAGAGCATTAATGTCATTCCTTTTATCGATATCATGTTGGTGCTGCTGACCATCGTTCTTATCACCTCAACCTTTATTGTGACCGGTGCTATGGATATCCAGTTGCCGAAAGCGTCGGCAACGCCACAGATGGTCAGTGAAGGAATTGTATTGGAACTTTCGGTTGAAGGGGAGCTCACCCTGAACCAGGTTGCACTTGATTTTTCAAACCTGGATCAGCAGCTGGCAGCTTATCCGAAGCAGACACCGGTGCTGATCCGGGCCGATGCCGGACTGCCGCTGCAAAAATTTGTTTCGGTGATGGACAAGGTCCAGAGCTTCGGTTTCCGCAAGTTGACACTGCAAACCAGGGCTCTCTGA
- the exbB gene encoding TonB-system energizer ExbB, whose protein sequence is MDWLQTTIDYGVIGLLGVMSFIAVAVAIERYLFYRSFTPEGEMNREEVEIALTRRLHLIATIGSNAPYIGLLGTVLGIMMTFYRMGETGIVDTHSIMTGLALALKATAAGLVVAIPAITAYNLLLRRAKEQLLSWEGRYGRQGV, encoded by the coding sequence ATGGACTGGCTGCAAACGACCATTGATTACGGGGTGATCGGACTGCTGGGTGTGATGAGCTTCATTGCCGTGGCGGTTGCGATCGAACGTTACCTGTTTTACCGTTCTTTTACACCGGAGGGGGAGATGAACCGTGAGGAGGTCGAAATCGCCCTGACCCGGAGGCTGCATCTGATCGCGACCATCGGCAGTAATGCCCCCTATATCGGTCTGCTCGGAACGGTTCTCGGCATTATGATGACCTTCTATCGCATGGGAGAAACCGGAATTGTCGATACCCACAGCATCATGACCGGTCTGGCGCTTGCGCTCAAGGCAACGGCCGCCGGCCTGGTTGTCGCGATTCCGGCGATCACGGCGTATAACCTGTTACTGCGTCGGGCAAAAGAACAGCTTCTGAGCTGGGAGGGGCGGTATGGACGACAAGGGGTTTGA
- a CDS encoding 4Fe-4S ferredoxin — protein MLTIPGINCSASRLFLQTCTPKEVRMAPGTDPSRRKLFPRRTLYLLLGLALFMPPLVLLFQLTGPDESFCGTWCPRMFFLWRDGTSLGAFFFGWLRSWAGVLLVLTVLVVTFFFGRLWCSHLCPVGGALEFGSRLFSRGPQLSYNAIPAVPIRYSYFAIYLLAPALGLGSLACNYCNFAAVPRVVSAGFGSPADIAYFLRSAGMVNLGLILLLGIFARGGRAYCNYLCPIGAIDGLMNRISGRFGKRVRVDQHRCTDCGNCVPVCPTSAIRQEKEGYRIDQLSCLPCGKCQEVCHDRAISYGRSACQKSELAEGGAT, from the coding sequence ATGCTGACGATTCCGGGAATAAACTGCTCGGCATCCCGGTTGTTTTTGCAGACTTGCACTCCGAAGGAGGTTCGCATGGCACCCGGCACTGACCCGTCCCGGCGTAAGCTGTTTCCCCGGCGCACGCTTTATTTATTGCTCGGTCTGGCACTTTTCATGCCGCCACTGGTTCTGTTGTTCCAGTTGACCGGTCCCGACGAATCGTTTTGTGGCACCTGGTGCCCGCGCATGTTCTTCCTCTGGCGCGACGGAACGAGTCTCGGTGCCTTCTTTTTTGGCTGGCTCCGGAGCTGGGCCGGGGTACTGCTGGTTCTGACAGTCCTGGTGGTGACATTTTTCTTCGGCCGGCTCTGGTGCAGTCACCTCTGCCCGGTTGGCGGTGCCCTGGAGTTCGGGAGTCGGCTCTTCTCGCGCGGACCGCAGCTTTCTTATAATGCCATTCCGGCGGTCCCGATCCGGTACAGCTATTTTGCTATCTACCTTCTGGCGCCGGCTCTTGGCCTCGGCAGCCTCGCCTGTAATTATTGTAACTTTGCCGCTGTTCCCCGGGTGGTCAGCGCCGGTTTCGGTTCGCCGGCCGACATTGCCTATTTTTTACGGTCGGCGGGAATGGTCAACCTGGGCCTGATCCTGTTGCTCGGAATTTTTGCCCGCGGCGGACGCGCCTACTGTAACTATCTGTGTCCGATCGGTGCAATTGACGGCTTGATGAATCGGATCTCGGGTCGGTTCGGTAAGCGGGTCCGGGTTGATCAGCACCGCTGTACCGATTGCGGCAATTGCGTGCCGGTCTGTCCGACTTCGGCGATTCGTCAGGAAAAAGAGGGATACCGGATTGATCAGCTCTCCTGCCTCCCCTGCGGCAAGTGCCAGGAAGTTTGTCATGACCGGGCAATCAGCTACGGGCGGAGTGCTTGCCAAAAATCGGAGTTGGCCGAGGGAGGTGCGACATGA
- a CDS encoding TonB-dependent receptor — MEDFVSLCRPWTLCIVLFLFLFGNRVSAQEATVAEFDEIVVTATRSDRQILEVPAAVSVVSEERLADLPLMGVKEALNGLAGVQSESKNGGYDTRLIIRGAGLKARYGVREIMILLDGVPITDPDGMSRLDFVDTSLIKQVDVVRGPNSTLYGANAAGGVVNFITRDPFEEHKAASVGFGSDNTRQYSLLYGTGSGDTFASFSASHKASDGWRAWNEFKTTQGSLKVGHILDDGSTLTAMFSYTDADLQLPGGLTETEFNEDPSQLTSEVFRHSGRYSEIASGNLRWEKEVGDWDFKPLVYVQSWEHFHPVPGAINDGGADIFGADLQVSHQHQFFDNAAEMTAGLSGQLDDGNGKKYTYRDLDITPTTEPFPPFTAYDQINFTLSDAIGTLAETSDEEVSKVGVYFQESVRPTKNWTVDLGVRYDHVSFDLNSTVFQEYNWGFSRYDIFVSPLIIATDKTYDHVSPRVGAAWALSDQMSLFGNISTGFQTPQASELNENDQLDPAVTTNYEVGFKGRHQQGHRLDLTLFYQQVKDEIVQTVLPGNQTSYSNAGETEKLGVELAAEVMLPLGLNAGGTYTCSDFTFDTFDEPVRTGAVVTLFDRSGNRLPYIPRHQYDMFVAYRHDSGFKARFDTATWGEYWVDNANSEKYKGFDFISKFMLGWEYGNWDLVLDISNLFDEKYAMEVKKSAGDLVFRPGAPRSFFAKASYLF, encoded by the coding sequence ATGGAGGATTTTGTGTCTTTATGCCGCCCCTGGACCTTGTGCATCGTTCTGTTTCTTTTCCTCTTCGGAAACCGGGTGTCGGCACAAGAGGCTACCGTTGCTGAATTTGATGAAATCGTTGTGACCGCGACCCGGTCTGATCGCCAGATTCTCGAAGTTCCGGCCGCAGTTAGTGTGGTCAGCGAGGAACGGCTGGCTGATTTGCCGCTGATGGGTGTTAAAGAAGCGCTGAACGGATTGGCTGGTGTTCAGTCGGAATCCAAGAACGGCGGGTACGATACCCGTTTGATTATTCGTGGCGCCGGTCTCAAGGCCCGCTACGGCGTTCGTGAGATCATGATACTGCTTGATGGCGTGCCGATCACCGATCCGGACGGCATGAGTCGGCTCGATTTCGTCGATACCAGTCTGATCAAGCAGGTCGATGTAGTCCGCGGCCCGAACTCAACCCTTTATGGGGCCAATGCTGCCGGCGGAGTGGTCAATTTTATTACCCGCGATCCTTTCGAAGAACATAAAGCGGCTTCGGTCGGTTTCGGCAGTGACAACACCCGACAGTACAGTCTTTTGTACGGCACCGGGAGCGGAGACACCTTCGCTTCATTCAGTGCCTCGCATAAAGCGAGTGACGGGTGGCGTGCCTGGAACGAGTTCAAGACGACGCAGGGGAGCCTGAAAGTCGGGCATATCCTTGACGACGGGAGTACTCTGACAGCAATGTTCAGCTACACCGATGCCGACCTGCAGCTGCCCGGTGGCCTGACGGAAACCGAATTCAACGAAGATCCGTCCCAGCTGACCAGCGAAGTTTTCCGCCACAGTGGTCGCTACAGTGAAATTGCTTCTGGCAATCTGCGTTGGGAGAAGGAGGTCGGCGACTGGGATTTTAAACCACTTGTGTATGTGCAAAGCTGGGAGCATTTCCATCCCGTTCCGGGAGCAATCAACGACGGCGGTGCCGATATTTTCGGGGCAGACCTGCAGGTCAGTCACCAGCATCAATTCTTCGACAATGCCGCCGAGATGACCGCAGGCCTCTCCGGGCAACTGGATGACGGCAACGGCAAAAAATACACCTACCGCGATCTCGATATCACGCCGACGACCGAACCGTTTCCACCGTTCACAGCTTACGATCAGATCAACTTCACCCTCTCTGACGCAATTGGCACGCTGGCCGAGACGAGCGATGAGGAGGTCAGCAAAGTCGGAGTTTATTTTCAGGAATCAGTCAGACCGACAAAAAACTGGACGGTTGATTTGGGGGTTCGCTACGATCACGTCAGCTTCGATCTGAATTCAACTGTTTTCCAGGAATATAACTGGGGCTTCAGCCGTTATGACATCTTCGTCTCGCCGTTAATCATCGCCACCGATAAAACCTACGACCATGTCAGTCCGAGGGTCGGGGCGGCCTGGGCATTGAGCGACCAGATGAGCCTGTTTGGAAATATCTCCACCGGATTCCAGACCCCCCAGGCGTCGGAACTGAATGAGAATGACCAGCTCGATCCCGCCGTAACCACCAATTACGAGGTCGGTTTCAAGGGACGACATCAACAGGGGCATCGTCTCGACCTGACTCTGTTCTATCAACAGGTGAAGGATGAAATCGTGCAGACAGTGCTTCCCGGAAACCAGACCAGTTACAGCAACGCCGGAGAAACCGAAAAACTCGGGGTCGAGCTAGCCGCCGAAGTCATGCTGCCACTCGGGTTGAACGCCGGTGGCACCTATACCTGCAGCGACTTTACATTTGATACTTTCGACGAGCCGGTGCGTACAGGAGCGGTGGTCACTTTGTTCGACCGTAGCGGCAATCGTCTGCCGTATATCCCGCGGCATCAATATGACATGTTTGTCGCCTACCGGCACGACAGCGGGTTCAAGGCCCGCTTCGATACCGCCACTTGGGGCGAATACTGGGTTGACAATGCCAATTCGGAAAAATACAAGGGCTTCGATTTTATTTCCAAGTTTATGCTGGGATGGGAATACGGCAACTGGGACCTGGTGCTCGATATCAGCAATCTGTTCGATGAGAAATATGCCATGGAGGTTAAAAAGAGTGCCGGGGACCTGGTGTTTCGACCCGGCGCGCCGCGTTCCTTTTTTGCCAAGGCCAGCTACCTTTTCTAG
- the tsaA gene encoding tRNA (N6-threonylcarbamoyladenosine(37)-N6)-methyltransferase TrmO — MELQPIGVIRTPHKTLEQMPIQPIGATGVPGRIELDPDLADGLCDLAGFSHIIVLYHFHRAGKPALTVIPFLDNKPRGVFATRAPSRPNPIGLSILKLNSLQGAVLNVENVDILDGTPLLDIKPYAPVFVHQPEPIRSGWLERSGDAVKVARSDQRFIKKS, encoded by the coding sequence GTGGAATTGCAGCCGATCGGCGTCATCCGGACGCCGCATAAAACCCTCGAGCAGATGCCGATTCAACCGATCGGAGCGACCGGTGTGCCTGGACGGATCGAACTCGATCCCGACCTGGCTGACGGGCTGTGCGATCTTGCTGGTTTTTCCCACATCATTGTCCTCTACCATTTTCACCGGGCCGGCAAGCCGGCCCTGACCGTTATCCCCTTTCTCGATAACAAGCCACGTGGTGTTTTCGCCACCCGCGCCCCGTCCCGGCCGAACCCGATCGGATTATCAATTCTTAAATTGAACAGCCTGCAAGGGGCGGTACTGAATGTCGAAAATGTCGATATCCTTGACGGGACGCCGCTGCTCGACATCAAGCCGTACGCGCCGGTTTTTGTTCACCAGCCTGAGCCGATCCGTTCCGGTTGGCTTGAACGGAGTGGAGACGCGGTCAAGGTTGCCAGGTCGGATCAGCGGTTTATCAAGAAAAGCTGA
- a CDS encoding nitrogen fixation protein NifB encodes MATGCPMMTMKKETDHPCFGGDHSKGGRIHLPVAPGCNIKCGFCERRFDCANESRPGVTSKVLTPEQAVERVQLVKRHMEKKGGAQLKVVGIAGPGDPLANPKTFETFSLVREAFPEMTLCLSTNGLMLEEKLPQILAADVHSLTVTINALTPQTGAKIYEWIKYDGQKLDGETAAAILLERQLGGLKAAAEAGLMVKVNHVYIPGVNDHETIDLAVEVRNLGADMMNIIPVIPVGMFADCVMPSEATMEIVRNQAELILSQARHCKQCRADAAGIVGQDIDLEALSA; translated from the coding sequence ATGGCCACTGGATGCCCGATGATGACAATGAAAAAAGAGACCGACCATCCCTGTTTTGGTGGTGATCACAGCAAGGGCGGTCGGATCCATTTGCCGGTTGCGCCGGGGTGCAATATCAAGTGCGGATTCTGCGAACGCCGTTTCGATTGCGCCAATGAAAGCCGACCCGGGGTTACCAGCAAGGTGCTGACTCCGGAACAGGCGGTTGAACGGGTGCAGCTGGTCAAGAGACATATGGAAAAGAAGGGGGGCGCCCAGCTTAAAGTCGTCGGCATCGCCGGCCCGGGCGACCCGCTCGCCAATCCGAAAACCTTCGAGACCTTTTCACTGGTCCGCGAAGCGTTTCCGGAGATGACGCTCTGCCTCTCGACCAATGGCCTGATGCTCGAGGAGAAATTGCCGCAGATCCTCGCTGCTGACGTGCACAGCCTGACGGTCACTATCAACGCCCTGACTCCGCAAACCGGTGCAAAGATTTATGAGTGGATCAAATATGATGGCCAGAAACTCGACGGTGAAACCGCTGCGGCGATTCTGCTCGAGCGTCAGCTCGGCGGGCTTAAGGCGGCGGCCGAAGCCGGTTTGATGGTCAAGGTCAACCATGTCTATATCCCCGGGGTCAACGACCACGAAACGATCGATCTGGCCGTCGAAGTTCGCAACCTCGGCGCTGATATGATGAATATTATCCCGGTTATTCCGGTCGGCATGTTTGCCGACTGTGTCATGCCGAGCGAAGCGACCATGGAGATTGTCCGCAACCAGGCCGAGTTGATATTGTCACAGGCCCGTCACTGCAAGCAGTGTCGCGCCGATGCAGCCGGCATCGTTGGTCAGGACATAGATTTAGAAGCATTAAGTGCATAA